DNA from Phragmites australis chromosome 16, lpPhrAust1.1, whole genome shotgun sequence:
AATTGTAGGGGACCTCTAGTTCCTCTTATTGTGAAATCTGTCAAGAATCCAAGGAGTGCTGTCTGCAAAACAGCACTAATGACATGTGCTGACATCTTTAAGGCCTATGGTGACCTAATGGTTGACTCAATTGATCTGCTGGTCTGTGTTGCTTTACTCAGATGTGCTATTCAGAATTACTGTATTGATTATAAAGTCTCTCAAAGCATCTTTTCTGTTGAATGTGTGCGCAGCTGGTGCAACTGTTTCTAAAAGCTTCACAAGATAAGCGCTTTGTTTGTGAAGCTGCCGAGTCAGCTCTTGTATCGATGACAAGTTGGATCTCCCCTTTGGTGCTGTTACCGAGAATGCAGCCCTACCTCAAGAACAGGAATCCAAGAATTCGAGCAAAAGCGTCAGTGTGCTTCAGCAAGAGTGTACCTCGCCTTGTAAGTGAACGTCTCACCTGAAAATGTGTTTAGGATCACAGCTTATGTAGCACCATTTCCTATTGCCAAATCTTAATTCAATACATCTTGTAGTTTGCTTATCTGATGCCCCAAGTGCTCAATTAGACAGAGATCAATAGTTTCTGTTTTGGAGATGTAGATATATATTTTGAACGTTGAACGTCCCCATGTCATAAGGCGGAAATAGCTAGTCGATGTGTTAGGGATTTGATGGGTTGAGAATATTAAGATGGCAGATACATAAGCTGTAGGCTGTATGTTCAAAGGGCTTCACACCTTCAGCTGTATTTTCCTGTCATATTCCATAGTGCAACAGTAAATGGAGGTTGAATATATTAATTTTGCGTATTGTGGATCTGCATGCAGTAACCCCTCTTTGTTGTCTTGCATGTGAGGTACATTGTTACTTAGTTTGTTTTGCAAAAACAATGTTTCCTTTTGTCCAGGATGCGGAGGGAATCAAAGAATACGGATTGGATAAGCTCATCCAGATCGCAGCAACCCAACTTAGTGACCAGCTTCCCGAATCAAGGGAGGCTGCTCGCAACCTAGCATTGGAGCTGCAAGCGTTCTATGAGAAGTCTGAGGCCTCAACTTCTGGTGAAAATGATGGCAAACTTTCTGCCACACTAGATGCTGAATCATGGGAGGCCTTCTGCCAATCAAAGCTTTCCCAGTTGAGCGCCCAATCAATCCTTCGTGTCACCTCTACTCCAAAAGAGGGTGTTACTGTGGGAGTCACCTCTACTCCAAAAGAGGGCGTGGCTGTGGGAGTCACCTCTACCCCAAAAGAGGACGTGGCTGTGGGTTGCTAGCATAAGGAGTTAGTAGATGCAATGGTATTGCGATTTTTCCGTCCTATTCCCTTTTTGCTGTACATGCTTATGGTTGGTCCTTAGTTACACCCAGTCGGGAATTCGTTGATCATCGGTTTGAGAGTTCAGGTATGACCCGTGGTGTTAATATTGGTGCAAAATATATCCGATATAGTCGACTGTATAATCATTTGGTCGTTACATGGTATTGGTTGGTCAGGTGAATGTAGAATTTCTTCCACGGTTCGCATATTATGCAGTCCCTGTTTTGTCCTCCTGCTGTTCTTTATATTATTTACGAAGTGGCTTTTTTGTGTTTCTCATGTTGCAGAACTTAATGTTTCATTTCTATTCCTTGCAATTACCATATTGCATATTTCTGCTGTTGCTTTCGCTGTGATATTTATATGCCAAACCCTGGTATCTGTTGCCGGGCTGACACCTGGTTTATTTAGGTCGCTCGCAATGTCGAATTTGCTTGATTTGCTACTATCTTATTACTCGCATACAAGTATCTGGATGTTAATTGCTTCGCTTCTGTGCAGCATCTTACCACGATGGGCTTGTTTGGAAAGCGACAATTGTTCTCGTAATTTTTAGGGTTTATATTAAATCTGTATTGGATCCTAGCTCTCTCTAtccaagcatttttttttcgaTACAGGAAAACCCTATTTCCATTATAGCATAACGGAATTTTAGTTCTTACAGAAAGGCCTTTTCAGCAAGGAATTTAGTCTGTATCCAAACATGCCCGAACGGTTATGGGATGTTGTTCATCCCTCGTTACTCCCAGTTCTTGAGCTCTTCAAAGACGAGGAAAACTTGAATAGGAAATATTCATCACTACTGACAAGCTTGTAAATGAACTTAGCTGCCTATGACAACAAACTTTGCCTTGCCCTTTTCCTCCGATCTATAAACAAGCAAACTGTCTCTTGCCATAAGACTTTCGCAGTTTGGTCAAATGTAGGCCGTGCAAGACCAAGGGTTTGGCAATGTAGCTGAAAACACTCTCATTTTCATAATGATTCTTGTAAAATTCATGTGTATTTCCATTTTTTAGATTAATTTCATTTGCAGCTAATCGTTTCCAAATGTGCCTCAAGACGCTCTTCTCTAATCGAGGGGATAAACTGGAAAGCGGGAAAGTCAGGGGGGCGATCTGTGGAAGAAGGTTTTTTCTCCTATCATTCTCTTCCTGCCGGCGCCGCAACATCTGCTACCTCCTTCCGCTGAATTTTCTAATCGACAGCGTCcccatcctcttcttcctccgccCTTTGCTGGTACTGGATTATGCGACTTGGATTAGGCTCgatttctttttgttgttgggGAATAGCCTAGCTTAAATAGACGGATTGATCCAGGAGGTGAGTTTGTTCTAGGGACCCTCTCTATGCCGTGAGCCTGTGACTGAGCAACCGAATTCGAATATTTTCTCGCTTCATTTTATTCGTAGATTTGTTTACTGTGTGGTACACTACTAACAGTGGCAGATACATGACTAAAATTGATATATGATGGAGTAGTTGGTTTATGTTACTTCTTTCAGTAAAAATATATGACATTTTAAATAAGATACGGTCTCTAATATGTATATTTGATcactgttttttttaatatatgtatagaatataagaaaattataagactataaaaatatttttgaagacaaatctacacatatgatttctATATTTCTCAGATAAtcattttaaaagtttgatcggaTATTGTTCAAAAACGTCAAATATTTATAACCGGATAGAGTGCTAAGAGTATTAGTGTATTTATATCCAAAGTAAAGATATctatactatataaaacacaaaTTAGTTTTTGTGACATCTCTTCCCACACCTTTATcgtatctaataaaaatctctaaaatttgaataatgtaCCTACTTTTGCTATCCACTTTCGTCATTCGGCATCATCGTTTCGTTACCGACTACAGATATGTGACATatattactaataaaaataaataaataaattaggagCGGAATTAACGGatagttttctcttttttatccCATCTAAAATTGAAATATGATATCTCTCCACGTATTTATTCGACTATAGTCTcattatatgaatatatattcaTACTTTTCTATCTTAAATTTGTGAAAGATACTAGCtcgtttaatatttatattttgattGCAATACGGACTTACCTTATGCCTGTTTATGTGCAAATAAAGATCTCGGTCTCGGCTTCTGCCTCGTGCACGCGTCGCCCGTCACCGTGAGAGATCGCCGGGGCGAGGCGAGCCTTCGTCTACCGCAGCTCCTCCATCGACGGCAACAGTACGACAGCGCTCCCTTTCTATCCCCTATCATGTTAATTGAGGTGGCAGGCGGCGCAACCCCCCTGCCCCCCGGATCTACCACCCGGCGAGCTCTGGCGGCCGTCGATGGATCCGCCCTCATGTTGAAGGCAGAGGTCAGAGCTCGCCGGGGTGGTAGATCCGCCCCTGGCTACTAACCAAATCTAATCCATCAATCCGTGGTTCGATTAGGTTCTTTGTGTTCAGAGGGGAAGAAACAATTACCGAGGGTGCGGGTGCAGTTTATCTTCCGAAAATTTTCGGGGTTCAACTGAGCCCTCATGCCCCCACGTTGATTCCGCCACTGCTTCAACATGAGGCTCAACAAGGTGGAAGTGAACTTGAAAAGGCTGCTTGAGGCGGCTCCTCGGCAGCAGAATCAGGCTAAGCTTGTCCATGTAAGCGTCACTGATACGAATTTCTTAGGTAGTTGAATGTGCATCATGCTTTGTGTCTGTTCAATGTCTAACAGGCTGAGCAGACATTATTCTATAAGATCATTCATTGAAAAAACAGATGGGAGACATATAACCTAAtatgaggattttttttatcttgtaaGCACGGTTACAAAAAAATGGGTGATGTAATAGTACGGGCTTTATTGTGTTTTCGTTCATGGATTTCTCTTTGATCTTTATCATTGAATGGATTGCGCGCTAGCACTGACAGCCTCCAATGTAGTATGTAACCACAGCCAGGGAGCTGTTGGAGCAGCTAGGAGCAGAAACTACACCAGAAGGGTTATCGAGGTATGTTATGTGAACATATAGCATCGCAATGCTGTGCACAGTCTGCCATCTGCGAGACTGCGACCCAGCTAATGTTTGTCAACGATCCATAACTTTAGCCAAAAAGAACAGCATGCTTTTCAACTTGATAAATGCATGGCTTCCTTTCAGATatatttaaaactttttctgAGTTTGGGTACTCTTTCTGTAAGGATGCACTCTTTCCTGCATCATAGAACTCTAATAAGGGGATTCACAATTTCTGGGCTATTGGTTGTTTTTTCATGAACCTGGTTCAGAGGTCTTAGTGATTGGTGTAGCAAAACAAGCATATACTTATGTTAAAACTTTTCATACACtgctaatatatattttttccgtGATCGGAAGAACATGTTCATTGACAATTCTTTTTCTTGATTCAGCATTTCAAAGGCTAAATTTTCTGAGTATTCAGAAAAGATTGAAGCACTGGCTGCAAGACTTGCTGCTTCAGTGGTATTTTTTCATTGCGTTGATTAGTTTTTTCCATTCTAATATGCTTAACGCATCTGCTAGCACTTCATAGAAATCAATGTGACCACAACATATGATGTCATCAACTTATTTATTTGATGCTTTATCTCATATAGCTTTTAGATACACTTCTTATTACTGTATTCCTGTCGATGCAGCCAGAAAATGAGAAGTCAATTGATGAAagcagagaagaagaaagcacttatgaaaaagaaaaggtagaaAGTCCAATATCTTTATCATCAGGACTGCGAAGGAGATCAACGTGCGTTAAATTTGGTccctttttatttgttttttaccaTTACAGCTCATAAACTAAAAGATGTAAATATGTAATTAAATAGAGCTAATGTAGAGGTTGGACCAAGCCGTCATGAGAGAAAAGGAGATATTGGAGCACCTATCAGATTGGATGCAGAAGCTGAGTCTCACATTGAGAAGCATAGGTATACCATTTGTATATTTTTGCAAAGATTCTTTCCTATCCCATCCTCTAGCTTAATGCCCTCGATGTTCTTATCCACATTTTCTTTATTGTGCACGAGCAACCAATTTACAGGCCCATTTTGCTGTTTTGGAAGCTATAATCTGTGCAGTGTTTAAATATTAGCTCCCTTTTTCTCCTAATGTTTTAAGACCTTAGCATTGAAACTTTTGGCTTGCACAACATCATCAAATGAATATACCTGCTATTCTCTTACTGTGTCGGATCTTCTAAGTACATAGGAAGCTGCAAGAAGATTTGACTGATGAAATGGTTGAGCTAGCACGCCAACTGAAGGAAAGTAGTCTT
Protein-coding regions in this window:
- the LOC133895466 gene encoding uncharacterized protein LOC133895466, with amino-acid sequence MSASALKDINISQSADLEKGKDNSVKSCISKPVLNGKKCANKEENASLACPDAVTNGNEVGSVDVEYIDSENLLDLADVDASLSTLVKRLDSKDWVMTCEALNNVRQLAIYHKERLQELLGPLVPLIVKSVKNPRSAVCKTALMTCADIFKAYGDLMVDSIDLLLVQLFLKASQDKRFVCEAAESALVSMTSWISPLVLLPRMQPYLKNRNPRIRAKASVCFSKSVPRLDAEGIKEYGLDKLIQIAATQLSDQLPESREAARNLALELQAFYEKSEASTSGENDGKLSATLDAESWEAFCQSKLSQLSAQSILRVTSTPKEGVTVGVTSTPKEGVAVGVTSTPKEDVAVGC
- the LOC133895467 gene encoding uncharacterized protein LOC133895467 — its product is MRLNKVEVNLKRLLEAAPRQQNQAKLVHYVTTARELLEQLGAETTPEGLSSISKAKFSEYSEKIEALAARLAASVPENEKSIDESREEESTYEKEKVESPISLSSGLRRRSTANVEVGPSRHERKGDIGAPIRLDAEAESHIEKHRKLQEDLTDEMVELARQLKESSLMMNQSVQQTEKILDSTERAVEHSLASTGRATSRAAEVYSLTSKTTCFQWLLIFVMACMFVMVVLLIRIT